A region from the Thalassoglobus sp. JC818 genome encodes:
- a CDS encoding mandelate racemase/muconate lactonizing enzyme family protein, which yields METRTESTRSASSFKTDECISRRSALASITLSGAAAIGLSTTQVVSDQVEVNEGHRLSEKLDQILKKPVLDLSSVNQPVTVKSIELLRNGRSYLVRSRTSDGIEAITVPNPAKMDYFWPVFLKNVAPAFIGQDARRIEELLWDVYRRSSNYKLQGIALWICVAAIEMNMLELLGRAANRPVADFFGGRLRQDIPVYFASGNRGNRPEEEVEHLQGLVSGSGVKAIKFRLGGRMSRNVDSLPGRSEALIPLVREKFGNDFTLYADSNSSYDATEAIRIGRLMEEHQYGFFEEPCEFDDLWSTKKVADALAIPVAGGEQEFSMHRWKWTIANRGVDIVQPDLHYGGGLIRATQVARMAEAARMKVVPHMSGGGLGYLDVVQFASFTPNIGPFMEFKGNTSLPIHCADSSLKCEDGVVRCPSGAGFGVTIDPDFVQRADKLKP from the coding sequence ATGGAAACACGCACCGAATCGACTCGGTCGGCCAGCAGTTTCAAAACAGACGAGTGCATCTCACGTCGATCGGCATTGGCATCGATCACGTTGTCGGGCGCAGCTGCAATCGGGCTTTCTACGACTCAAGTGGTCAGCGATCAAGTCGAAGTCAATGAAGGGCATCGTCTCTCAGAGAAACTCGATCAAATTCTGAAGAAGCCCGTACTCGATCTGTCGTCAGTGAATCAGCCCGTCACAGTCAAGTCAATTGAACTGTTACGAAACGGTCGCAGCTATCTCGTCCGCAGTCGCACTTCCGATGGCATCGAAGCGATCACGGTTCCGAATCCAGCAAAAATGGACTACTTCTGGCCAGTGTTTCTTAAGAATGTCGCACCAGCTTTCATTGGTCAGGACGCACGTCGAATTGAAGAACTGCTGTGGGATGTGTATCGACGAAGCAGTAACTATAAGCTTCAGGGAATCGCTCTATGGATCTGTGTTGCTGCGATCGAAATGAACATGCTGGAGCTACTCGGTCGTGCTGCAAATCGCCCCGTCGCTGATTTCTTCGGTGGTCGATTGCGGCAAGATATCCCGGTTTACTTTGCCAGCGGAAACCGTGGGAATCGTCCAGAAGAAGAAGTGGAACATTTGCAGGGATTAGTATCTGGGTCAGGTGTGAAAGCGATTAAATTCCGTCTGGGGGGACGGATGAGCCGGAATGTGGACTCTCTCCCCGGCCGCAGTGAAGCGTTGATTCCGCTCGTGCGCGAGAAGTTCGGAAACGACTTCACGCTCTATGCTGATTCGAACAGTAGCTACGATGCGACAGAAGCCATCCGGATCGGAAGGCTGATGGAAGAGCATCAGTACGGATTCTTTGAAGAACCATGTGAATTCGATGACCTGTGGAGCACAAAGAAGGTTGCTGATGCGCTCGCAATTCCCGTCGCAGGAGGGGAACAGGAGTTCTCGATGCATCGGTGGAAGTGGACAATCGCCAATCGTGGAGTGGATATTGTTCAGCCCGATCTCCACTACGGTGGCGGACTGATTCGAGCCACACAGGTTGCTCGCATGGCAGAGGCCGCCCGGATGAAAGTTGTGCCTCACATGTCCGGCGGCGGACTCGGCTACCTGGACGTTGTGCAATTTGCCTCATTCACACCCAACATCGGCCCGTTTATGGAATTTAAGGGGAATACGAGTCTCCCCATTCATTGTGCTGACTCATCATTGAAATGCGAAGACGGTGTGGTCCGTTGTCCCAGTGGCGCCGGATTCGGTGTTACAATCGACCCTGACTTCGTACAACGAGCCGACAAACTGAAGCCGTGA
- a CDS encoding sigma-70 family RNA polymerase sigma factor: MFVFQTQGDRSVELDERIKQVQDGNLDAFAVIVRLHERTIRAWLVSRCPPGGDADEVAQKTFVQAFKRIDDYEIGTDFRAWLFTIARYQLMAECTRLQRLADYQSRYAPLALSRELERRATSSSQAQDQLLGFLRSCLKEMGEKPQQLLNWRYTEELPLAEIAELTNRSVGAIKKHLFKLRKSLHDCIQRKQASEAVR; the protein is encoded by the coding sequence GTGTTTGTGTTTCAGACTCAAGGTGATCGAAGCGTGGAATTGGACGAGCGAATCAAACAGGTTCAAGATGGGAATCTGGATGCATTTGCAGTGATCGTACGCCTCCATGAACGAACAATCCGTGCTTGGCTCGTTTCGCGTTGTCCGCCTGGAGGAGATGCGGACGAAGTGGCACAAAAGACATTCGTGCAAGCTTTCAAAAGAATTGACGACTATGAAATCGGGACGGACTTCCGAGCCTGGTTGTTCACAATTGCCAGATATCAGTTGATGGCGGAGTGCACCCGACTGCAACGACTGGCGGACTATCAAAGCCGCTACGCTCCACTCGCACTCAGCCGAGAATTGGAACGTCGGGCGACGAGTAGCTCTCAAGCACAGGATCAACTGCTTGGATTCCTGCGAAGCTGTCTGAAAGAGATGGGTGAGAAGCCACAGCAGCTTTTGAATTGGCGATACACCGAAGAATTGCCATTGGCTGAGATTGCGGAACTGACGAATCGAAGTGTTGGGGCAATCAAGAAACATCTGTTTAAATTGCGAAAGAGTCTCCACGACTGCATACAGCGAAAGCAGGCAAGCGAGGCTGTGCGATGA
- a CDS encoding DUF1552 domain-containing protein: MPDDVPRRMICICNNLGLHRPFYMPEQSGRDYQPSRYLKLLDQFRDDYTVFSGVSLPSVDGGHIAEKSFLTGAPHPGSGSFKNSISLDQLAADYIGRETRFPSLVLSGRGGSNSISWTRSGVPIPGEARPSRVFEKLFLAGSPKEIEAQIQSLREGQSIMDTVLDQTRSLHRRLNTTDRAKFDEYLTSLREVEQQMVRLQEWEKTPKPKVDAKPPRDIKDNADVIGKAQLLFDLAHLAFETDSTRIITVLMQGDFLVPPIDGVTEGYHTVSHHGQNKKKIEQLAMIEEEHIRQFGQLIGKLKNTKEDGGSLLDRTMVLYGSNLGNASSHDNTNLPIILAGGGFQHGQHLVFDEKNNYPLPNLFVSMLQRLGIETDRFSSSTGTMRGLKLT, translated from the coding sequence GTGCCTGATGATGTGCCACGCCGAATGATCTGCATTTGCAACAATCTGGGACTGCATCGTCCATTCTATATGCCCGAACAGTCGGGACGCGACTATCAACCTTCCCGATACTTAAAGCTCCTTGATCAGTTTCGGGATGACTACACGGTCTTTAGTGGAGTCTCGTTGCCGTCTGTCGATGGCGGACACATCGCCGAGAAGAGCTTCCTGACGGGTGCTCCTCATCCTGGAAGCGGGAGTTTCAAGAACTCAATTTCGCTTGACCAGCTCGCAGCAGATTACATCGGAAGAGAAACTCGGTTTCCCTCGCTTGTATTGTCAGGGCGTGGCGGCAGCAACTCGATTTCGTGGACACGTTCCGGAGTTCCGATTCCCGGTGAAGCTCGACCGTCGCGAGTGTTTGAAAAATTGTTTCTGGCTGGCAGCCCGAAGGAGATAGAAGCCCAGATCCAAAGTCTCCGTGAAGGGCAAAGCATCATGGACACCGTGCTTGACCAAACACGGTCACTTCACCGTCGACTGAATACAACCGACCGTGCCAAGTTTGACGAGTATCTGACTTCGCTTCGCGAGGTTGAGCAGCAGATGGTTCGCCTTCAGGAATGGGAGAAGACTCCCAAGCCCAAAGTAGACGCCAAACCTCCACGAGATATCAAAGACAATGCTGACGTGATTGGTAAAGCTCAATTGCTGTTCGATCTGGCCCATCTTGCCTTCGAAACAGACTCAACGCGGATCATCACGGTGCTTATGCAGGGAGACTTTCTCGTCCCACCAATTGACGGCGTGACCGAAGGTTATCATACCGTTTCTCATCACGGTCAGAACAAGAAGAAGATCGAGCAACTTGCAATGATCGAAGAGGAGCATATCCGGCAATTTGGACAACTCATCGGCAAACTGAAAAACACCAAAGAAGATGGCGGATCGCTGCTTGATCGAACGATGGTGTTGTACGGCAGCAATCTCGGCAACGCGAGCAGCCACGATAACACGAATTTACCAATCATCCTCGCGGGTGGCGGGTTTCAACACGGACAACATCTCGTCTTCGATGAGAAAAACAACTACCCGCTACCAAATCTGTTCGTCAGCATGCTACAGCGACTGGGTATTGAGACCGACCGCTTCTCGAGCAGCACAGGGACAATGCGAGGCCTGAAGCTGACGTGA
- a CDS encoding sugar phosphate isomerase/epimerase, with product MINRREMLTEVAGATALGMTLTKLQAADRLTDHPLHIATNTYPWSTFARRDGKTLTLHTDELLADIASTGITGYEPIIHQPAEFDGLKERLSNHNLEMRSLYVNSVLHDEEQSEASIDQVLSIAERAADLGTHIIVTNPSPIRWGGSEDKSDSQLIHQAESLNRLGAQLKKLGITLAYHNHDSELRQGAREFHHMLTATNPEHVKFCLDAHWVYRGCGNSQVALFDAIDHYADRIVELHLRQSKGGIWTESFTFDGDLNYARLFDILRSRGISPHLVLEQSIETGTSASKTVLAAHQSGYENLKESWK from the coding sequence GTGATCAATCGCCGCGAAATGCTGACTGAAGTCGCCGGAGCAACTGCTCTTGGTATGACGCTGACAAAACTCCAGGCTGCGGATCGACTTACCGACCATCCGCTGCACATCGCCACTAACACCTACCCGTGGTCAACCTTCGCACGCCGTGACGGAAAAACATTGACGCTGCATACAGATGAGCTGCTCGCTGACATCGCCAGTACAGGGATCACTGGATACGAGCCGATCATTCATCAGCCCGCAGAATTCGACGGTCTGAAAGAACGCCTTTCAAACCATAATTTGGAAATGCGGTCGCTTTATGTGAATAGCGTCCTGCACGACGAAGAACAGTCCGAAGCAAGCATTGATCAGGTGTTGTCGATTGCTGAACGCGCAGCCGACCTCGGCACACACATTATCGTCACGAACCCGTCGCCGATTCGTTGGGGCGGCAGCGAAGACAAGTCAGACTCGCAACTCATCCATCAAGCAGAGTCGCTAAACCGGCTCGGAGCACAGTTGAAGAAACTTGGTATCACTCTGGCATACCACAACCACGATAGCGAGTTGAGACAGGGTGCTCGCGAATTTCATCATATGCTCACTGCGACGAACCCTGAGCACGTGAAGTTCTGTCTGGATGCCCATTGGGTCTATCGAGGATGTGGCAATTCTCAGGTCGCACTCTTCGACGCGATCGATCACTACGCTGACCGCATTGTCGAATTGCACCTGCGTCAGTCGAAGGGAGGAATCTGGACGGAGAGTTTTACCTTCGACGGTGATCTCAACTACGCTCGCCTGTTTGACATCCTTCGTAGCCGTGGAATATCTCCTCACCTCGTCCTTGAGCAGTCGATCGAAACCGGGACTTCCGCTTCGAAAACAGTTTTAGCCGCCCATCAGAGTGGCTACGAGAACCTGAAAGAGAGCTGGAAATAG
- a CDS encoding FecR domain-containing protein — protein sequence MNPSFDQLWTDYLEGELDGSGLIELQEMLAADTELLKHAANLFEEHRLLGLELQPFDSDAFVQDTIRRIEDDQGTFLRSITEKLRGAEQPSERDSSLVRSTVSSKRWFSSIAIAVLTLLVSLSLQHWFGSSQVIDKTDLMSDNATRSRLANDIATLIFEDGCEWSSETALHEGQRLPPGSLELITGTAVIRFDGGAELVMTGETSLVLSSTGSAKLNHGNVVIRAEDGAEGFELATPRCPLIDLGTEFAVRVGSSGDTEVHVLDGQVEYRNGKSPDILTAGHAVRLSKTSDTAEAVELDSPRFEEVVRRANPRPQPERMQAYEGFHYEPGILPLEETTKGIGWGGPWRLRTQEERKVPDVENSPEFFEIVHGLMNVTWPVPGGRLGMLMLPPSNSFYVRPLAKPVDLGKDGVTFFSLMVRETERRTDRKRPQEHLRLTFRASEDYFSDSVSFGHGPGARPRIQAGNGNQFTSPLVLPTEQTMLWIGKIISRKEGKDEIYFRIYGEQDLLGYAEPSTWHVVTRGVDISSRLDRLLLSSTGVTARIVDELRIGPTWRSVAPMREEH from the coding sequence ATGAATCCTAGTTTCGACCAGCTTTGGACGGACTACCTGGAAGGAGAACTCGACGGCTCCGGGTTGATCGAGTTGCAGGAAATGCTGGCTGCTGATACCGAACTCCTCAAACATGCTGCGAATCTCTTCGAGGAACATCGGTTGCTAGGATTGGAGCTTCAACCATTCGATTCAGACGCTTTCGTCCAAGATACCATCCGGAGAATCGAAGATGATCAAGGGACGTTTCTCCGTTCTATCACCGAGAAACTTCGCGGAGCCGAACAGCCTTCCGAGAGGGACTCTTCACTCGTCAGATCAACTGTCTCTTCCAAGCGATGGTTCAGTTCGATCGCGATTGCGGTTCTTACACTGCTCGTCTCCTTAAGTCTGCAACACTGGTTTGGTTCATCCCAAGTGATCGACAAAACGGACCTAATGTCAGACAACGCGACTCGCTCTCGATTGGCAAATGATATTGCGACTCTAATTTTTGAAGACGGTTGTGAATGGTCGTCAGAAACAGCTTTGCATGAGGGGCAACGATTACCGCCGGGGAGTCTTGAACTCATCACAGGAACAGCAGTCATTCGCTTTGACGGTGGTGCAGAACTGGTGATGACCGGGGAAACGTCCCTCGTCTTGAGTTCAACAGGCAGTGCGAAACTCAATCATGGGAATGTTGTTATCCGAGCTGAAGATGGGGCAGAAGGGTTCGAATTGGCAACGCCTCGCTGCCCGCTGATTGACCTCGGGACAGAGTTTGCAGTCCGCGTTGGCTCTTCCGGTGACACCGAAGTTCACGTTCTGGATGGACAGGTCGAGTATCGAAATGGCAAGTCGCCGGACATCTTGACGGCTGGCCACGCAGTCCGACTTTCGAAAACAAGTGACACTGCGGAAGCGGTTGAGCTGGACTCTCCTAGGTTTGAAGAAGTGGTTCGCCGTGCGAATCCCCGACCGCAACCTGAACGCATGCAAGCTTACGAGGGGTTCCATTACGAACCTGGCATTCTACCACTCGAAGAAACGACGAAAGGCATCGGCTGGGGTGGCCCCTGGCGGCTGCGAACGCAGGAGGAGCGCAAAGTCCCCGACGTTGAGAACTCGCCAGAATTCTTTGAGATTGTTCACGGATTAATGAACGTTACCTGGCCCGTTCCCGGCGGGCGACTGGGAATGCTTATGCTTCCACCTAGCAATTCTTTCTACGTGAGGCCGCTCGCCAAGCCTGTAGATCTCGGCAAAGACGGAGTCACATTTTTCAGTTTGATGGTCCGCGAAACCGAGCGGCGAACGGATCGAAAGCGGCCGCAGGAACATCTGCGTCTCACTTTCCGCGCGTCCGAGGACTATTTTTCTGATTCAGTAAGCTTTGGGCATGGGCCCGGGGCTCGCCCTCGGATTCAAGCTGGCAATGGCAATCAGTTTACAAGCCCACTCGTCTTGCCAACTGAACAGACGATGTTATGGATCGGAAAGATCATTTCTCGCAAGGAGGGTAAAGACGAAATCTATTTCCGAATTTATGGCGAGCAGGATCTGCTGGGATACGCAGAGCCGAGCACCTGGCACGTTGTTACACGCGGAGTTGATATTTCCAGTCGGCTGGATCGCCTGCTTTTGAGTTCGACGGGAGTGACTGCTCGAATCGTGGATGAACTACGTATCGGCCCGACCTGGCGAAGTGTCGCCCCCATGCGGGAGGAACATTGA
- a CDS encoding class I SAM-dependent methyltransferase yields the protein MHDLKPTDGDKSIDWGKTSRDYAIHRPGPPASFFRRLSAFDIGLAGQRILDLGTGTGVMARQFAKQGANVTGVDVSREQIEMAKQLASEEGLSVEFAVHSAESLPWQQPTFDVVAANQCWLYFDTDKVVRELRRILKPDGLLVTSHFCWLPRVDKIAHASEQLVLKFNPDWGGADWSGNIPACPAWAEADFDVQAMFYYDEPIPFTREGWCGRFRACRGVGATLSETEVNEFNTAHIDLLNRTVPESFNVLHRLDAHVFVLRNPTH from the coding sequence ATGCATGATCTGAAACCAACCGACGGCGACAAGAGCATCGATTGGGGCAAGACATCGCGGGACTACGCGATTCATCGTCCTGGTCCACCTGCCAGTTTCTTTCGGCGACTTTCTGCTTTCGACATCGGACTCGCGGGACAGAGAATTCTGGATCTCGGCACAGGCACTGGTGTGATGGCTCGTCAGTTTGCAAAACAGGGCGCAAACGTGACCGGTGTCGACGTTTCACGCGAACAGATCGAGATGGCAAAACAACTCGCTAGCGAAGAGGGGCTTTCCGTTGAATTCGCAGTTCACTCTGCCGAGTCACTTCCATGGCAGCAGCCGACGTTTGATGTGGTGGCTGCCAATCAGTGCTGGCTTTACTTTGATACCGATAAAGTAGTTAGAGAATTGCGACGAATCCTCAAGCCGGACGGTCTCCTCGTGACTTCACATTTTTGTTGGTTGCCACGGGTGGACAAGATCGCTCATGCCAGCGAACAGCTTGTGCTCAAGTTCAACCCAGATTGGGGCGGTGCCGATTGGTCCGGAAATATTCCTGCCTGTCCGGCCTGGGCTGAAGCAGACTTCGATGTTCAGGCCATGTTCTATTATGACGAGCCGATCCCGTTTACCCGTGAAGGCTGGTGCGGTCGATTTCGAGCTTGTCGCGGAGTCGGCGCGACACTCTCAGAGACGGAAGTCAATGAGTTCAACACAGCTCACATTGACCTCTTGAATCGGACAGTTCCGGAGTCATTCAACGTGCTCCATCGACTCGATGCTCATGTCTTCGTCCTCCGAAACCCAACGCATTGA
- a CDS encoding carbon-nitrogen hydrolase family protein — MIEQGSMPQEEFCIAVAQSASVKGDIAENIRRHAEIVSCAADHGAKLVLFPELSLTGYEPTIAAETAIEANDPCLTVLQELSDSREIAIIAGAPIRSSAAKPFIGALTFRPRLPIEVYRKRFVHPDEFPWFIPSDDVAVYPCHGREVGVAICADISNPIHPADTFQKGATIYVASVAKTPEGVCKAEDTLARYAREYKSPVAMANYACETGGFPTGGRSAVWDECGKVIVQAPESGEYLMIAKNSESGWEGQLIAIES, encoded by the coding sequence ATGATCGAGCAGGGGAGTATGCCGCAAGAAGAGTTCTGCATTGCAGTTGCCCAATCCGCTTCTGTGAAAGGTGACATTGCTGAGAACATCCGGCGGCATGCCGAAATCGTATCTTGTGCAGCGGATCATGGGGCAAAGCTCGTCCTGTTTCCGGAACTCTCTCTCACTGGGTACGAGCCGACGATTGCCGCAGAGACTGCGATTGAGGCCAATGATCCGTGTCTGACCGTGCTTCAGGAATTGTCGGACAGTCGGGAGATCGCAATCATCGCTGGTGCCCCGATTCGATCATCCGCAGCAAAGCCCTTCATTGGAGCATTGACCTTTCGACCAAGACTCCCGATCGAAGTCTATCGAAAGCGATTCGTTCACCCAGACGAATTTCCGTGGTTTATTCCGTCGGATGATGTGGCTGTCTATCCATGTCATGGGCGTGAGGTTGGAGTCGCGATTTGTGCCGACATTAGCAATCCTATTCACCCGGCAGATACATTTCAGAAAGGTGCGACGATCTACGTGGCGAGCGTGGCGAAAACCCCTGAGGGAGTCTGCAAAGCGGAAGACACTCTTGCTCGATACGCACGCGAGTACAAATCTCCCGTCGCAATGGCAAACTACGCATGCGAAACAGGCGGATTTCCAACAGGTGGACGCAGCGCTGTTTGGGATGAGTGTGGGAAGGTCATCGTTCAAGCACCGGAGTCAGGCGAGTATTTGATGATCGCAAAGAACTCTGAAAGCGGATGGGAAGGACAATTGATTGCGATTGAGAGTTAG
- a CDS encoding DUF1592 domain-containing protein: protein MKNCFAVVAVCLISVSNARGETPSLIREFLTTHCLDCHSGESAEAGFDLDSLAFSLDDSTVFDRWEKAHDKVERGEMPPKDVDQPSDSERGVLLQQLSKHLTAADQDRQTKFGRGTIRRLNRAEFETALSDLFSIPLNIQAELPEDAKNHGFNTVGAALNVSSVQMEAYLSVLNKVLTQATTLYEKPQRRTHRLSYREENGIMQVYRRGGPFLIQDDGVAFFATEKFSHLNAVMSQWTAPHTGRYRVKVSTFALRSDEPVIVSLRAGGTGHAESNHVPHVFLDHFAVKEGNPQIFEWEGTLERGQYFHVYPTSLPPMRFAGPKEEMQQHAYNGPAAVIQWVEVDGPIFEQWPPASHRVLWGDVATTPIPDAQPNQDPIAHLDEPPARIAQPKMTRVPVEKATGNKWIYDPKKQEVGGEPIHRSAGIPAPLHATLALNPSSPKKVAASLLSEFANCAFRRPVGDEEIAPYISLVHHWLDEGRDFESAMRVGYMALLTSPGFLYHQASLPDAASELSPVAFAERLSFFLWNGLPDDELRTLAETGQILDPDTLRSQVDRMLNDDRSDRFLKDFLDQWLDLRLIDFTVPDEKLYPEFDKLLQWSAVEETLAFVRKLVEEDLPSRNVIDSDFAMVNWRLAKHYDLPAVNEMHVQAVSLPKDSVRGGLMTQGSILKVTANGTTTSPVVRGVWLMERIMGIQPDPPPPGIPAIEPDIRGATTVREQLEKHRSLANCADCHAKIDPPGVALESFDVIGGWRDHYRAINEELEDLKPRYSPFQPVPIRYVEGPLVDASYELADGRSFEDIQGFKRLLLEDERQIARGITKKLLIYSTGAEVSFSDREKVEAILDRAQSSEYGFRSLIHEIVQSSLFHRK from the coding sequence TTGAAGAATTGTTTCGCAGTCGTCGCTGTCTGCCTGATTTCCGTCTCGAATGCCCGAGGCGAAACTCCATCTTTGATCCGTGAGTTCTTGACCACTCACTGCTTGGATTGCCACTCTGGTGAAAGTGCCGAGGCTGGTTTCGACCTTGATTCCCTCGCCTTCAGTCTGGATGACTCCACGGTTTTTGATCGATGGGAGAAAGCTCACGACAAGGTTGAACGTGGGGAAATGCCTCCGAAAGACGTCGATCAACCGTCGGATTCTGAGCGAGGTGTTCTGCTTCAGCAACTATCGAAACACTTAACCGCTGCCGATCAAGATCGCCAAACGAAATTTGGTCGCGGGACAATCCGCAGACTGAATCGAGCTGAGTTTGAAACAGCACTCAGTGATCTTTTTTCGATCCCACTAAATATCCAAGCAGAGCTCCCCGAGGATGCGAAGAATCATGGTTTTAATACAGTCGGTGCAGCGCTCAATGTTTCTTCCGTTCAGATGGAAGCGTACCTGAGCGTTTTAAACAAAGTGCTTACGCAGGCCACTACCCTGTACGAGAAGCCTCAACGGCGAACTCACCGTCTGAGCTACCGTGAAGAGAATGGCATCATGCAGGTCTACCGTCGCGGCGGTCCCTTCCTCATTCAGGATGACGGAGTCGCTTTCTTCGCGACGGAGAAGTTTTCACATCTTAATGCAGTCATGAGCCAATGGACTGCTCCTCACACAGGGCGCTATCGGGTCAAGGTATCGACTTTTGCACTACGTTCGGACGAGCCGGTGATTGTCTCGTTGCGAGCAGGCGGCACTGGACATGCTGAGTCGAATCATGTGCCTCATGTGTTTCTCGACCATTTCGCCGTGAAAGAAGGGAATCCACAGATATTTGAGTGGGAAGGGACTCTAGAGCGCGGCCAATATTTTCATGTCTATCCGACGTCATTGCCTCCGATGCGGTTTGCCGGTCCCAAAGAGGAAATGCAACAGCACGCATACAATGGTCCGGCTGCCGTCATTCAGTGGGTCGAAGTTGACGGTCCGATTTTTGAACAATGGCCGCCAGCATCTCATCGTGTACTGTGGGGCGATGTTGCAACGACACCAATTCCCGACGCTCAACCGAATCAAGATCCCATCGCACATCTCGACGAACCTCCCGCCAGGATCGCGCAGCCCAAAATGACTCGAGTTCCAGTTGAGAAAGCGACTGGGAACAAATGGATCTACGATCCGAAAAAGCAAGAGGTGGGAGGTGAACCGATTCACAGGAGTGCGGGCATCCCTGCTCCACTACATGCCACACTCGCATTAAATCCATCTTCACCGAAGAAGGTTGCTGCTTCACTGTTGTCAGAATTCGCCAATTGTGCCTTCCGTCGACCTGTTGGTGATGAAGAAATCGCCCCTTACATTTCTCTCGTTCATCATTGGCTGGACGAAGGGCGAGACTTTGAATCGGCGATGCGTGTCGGGTACATGGCACTGTTGACCTCTCCTGGTTTTCTCTATCACCAAGCTTCGTTGCCCGATGCAGCCTCCGAGTTAAGTCCCGTGGCATTTGCCGAAAGACTCAGCTTTTTCCTCTGGAATGGTCTGCCGGACGATGAACTCAGAACGCTAGCCGAAACGGGTCAAATCTTGGATCCCGACACGCTGCGGTCTCAGGTCGATCGCATGCTGAACGATGACCGCTCCGATCGCTTCCTTAAAGACTTCCTCGATCAATGGCTCGATCTCCGCTTGATTGATTTCACAGTACCAGACGAGAAGCTGTACCCGGAGTTCGACAAACTCTTGCAGTGGTCCGCCGTGGAAGAAACTCTCGCTTTCGTCCGCAAACTTGTCGAAGAAGACCTGCCGTCCCGGAATGTCATAGATTCCGATTTTGCGATGGTGAACTGGCGCCTCGCGAAACACTACGACCTCCCAGCAGTTAATGAGATGCACGTGCAGGCGGTCTCTCTTCCCAAAGACTCTGTCCGCGGTGGTCTTATGACACAGGGGAGCATCCTGAAGGTGACCGCAAATGGCACAACGACCTCTCCGGTTGTGCGCGGCGTCTGGTTAATGGAACGAATCATGGGTATCCAACCAGACCCTCCTCCGCCTGGAATTCCGGCTATTGAACCTGATATTCGTGGTGCGACGACAGTCCGCGAGCAATTGGAGAAACATCGCAGCTTGGCCAATTGCGCCGATTGCCATGCCAAGATCGATCCCCCCGGAGTGGCACTGGAAAGTTTCGACGTCATTGGAGGCTGGAGAGATCACTACAGAGCTATCAACGAAGAACTCGAAGACTTGAAGCCAAGGTACAGCCCGTTCCAACCTGTCCCGATCAGATACGTCGAAGGGCCTCTGGTTGACGCTTCCTACGAATTAGCGGATGGCCGATCGTTTGAAGACATCCAGGGATTCAAACGTTTACTACTTGAAGACGAACGTCAAATCGCCCGAGGAATCACCAAGAAGCTTCTTATTTACTCGACCGGAGCCGAAGTCTCGTTCTCTGATCGAGAAAAAGTTGAAGCAATTCTCGACCGTGCTCAATCGAGCGAGTACGGCTTCCGATCACTCATCCACGAAATCGTTCAAAGTTCACTTTTCCATCGGAAGTAG